In Rariglobus hedericola, the following proteins share a genomic window:
- a CDS encoding DUF58 domain-containing protein: MPAAPDPLFDEDFLRRLEGLALLARQLVNSRQRAERRSVQRGASIEFAEYRPFGPGDDWRHIDWNAYARWRTLVLKLYSEEQDLPVHLLLDATASMDFGTPKKFDHARRVIAGLAYIALCNQDRLGLVSLDGASPATLPPGRGRSRFQGVLRFLSDRTATNTPASLEDAARRWIAARPHRGLAVWVTDLWGSDPGDAIRALDRLRYARHELAVIHIADPTEGDPGEPGEYRLTDRETGALRNVVVDESLRRAYRERYTAYLDEIGRHCRRHQIPLLKAETSEDVIALLTRSLREKGFVQ; this comes from the coding sequence ATGCCCGCCGCACCGGACCCGCTCTTCGACGAGGATTTTCTTCGCCGTCTGGAAGGCCTCGCCTTGCTCGCGCGCCAGCTCGTCAACTCGCGCCAGCGCGCCGAGCGGCGTTCCGTCCAGCGCGGCGCCAGCATTGAGTTCGCCGAATACCGCCCCTTCGGCCCGGGTGACGACTGGCGCCACATCGACTGGAACGCCTACGCCCGCTGGCGCACGCTCGTCCTCAAGCTCTACTCCGAGGAACAGGACTTGCCCGTGCATCTCCTGCTCGACGCCACCGCGTCCATGGACTTCGGCACGCCGAAAAAATTCGACCACGCGCGTCGCGTCATCGCCGGTCTCGCCTACATCGCGCTCTGCAACCAAGACCGCCTCGGTCTCGTTTCCCTCGACGGCGCCTCACCCGCCACACTCCCGCCGGGTCGCGGTCGTTCCCGTTTCCAGGGAGTTCTCCGTTTCCTCTCCGACCGCACCGCGACCAACACTCCCGCCTCGCTCGAAGACGCCGCCCGCCGCTGGATCGCCGCGCGTCCCCATCGCGGGCTCGCCGTCTGGGTCACCGATCTCTGGGGCTCCGATCCCGGTGACGCCATCCGTGCCCTAGACCGTCTCCGTTACGCGCGCCACGAACTCGCCGTCATCCACATCGCCGATCCCACCGAGGGCGACCCCGGCGAGCCTGGCGAATACCGACTCACCGACCGCGAAACCGGCGCCCTTCGCAACGTGGTCGTAGACGAGTCCCTACGCCGCGCCTACCGCGAGCGCTACACCGCCTACCTTGACGAGATCGGCCGTCATTGCCGCCGCCACCAGATCCCGCTTCTGAAAGCCGAAACCTCCGAGGACGTAATCGCCCTCCTCACCCGCAGTCTCCGCGAGAAAGGGTTCGTGCAATGA
- a CDS encoding vWA domain-containing protein: MNFLAPGAWWLALLAFVPLLLLYLVRQRPRPRIVSTLLFWDALTPQLRAHPLWQRLRRWLSYLLQLLCLLLLIAVLARPAREGQSSGATATVLILDASASLQAADPDGTRTWDHLLTAARENLSFLRASDRVAIIRAGTAPEIARSWTGNRRRALEALAPLVPGDTPSDPVAALRLARELASTAAGSRIVFLTDKIWAVPPSAELLEGVTVVNLSHPGPNAGISRFDARRSYSSPGAATLTAEVVVSPHAPWRGEALLHRDGKLIDAREIDLPAGGTWTYAWTENNRASATYQLVLDKTAGHRLALDKSASLTVPALPHPVVRIVGARQPFLEAALTSLSEVDFAFVDPSALATSSPASLWIFSGVTPPENFQLSRHVLILDPPASIGFWGKTAVDAGRADTPLVTDWQRAHPLFRHVDFSSVRPGSTRIFQPSADAEIFAASFGTPILFGRWDDRSHWLVAPFDLAGGNLVFRTAFPIFLSNLLQDAPADGGIASAPLPGPVVSRLASAKTAGSDSTTTPVTASPARSWLPPLEPWRILVSIALLWTLIEWRLYSRRVTE; this comes from the coding sequence ATGAACTTCCTCGCCCCCGGCGCCTGGTGGCTCGCCCTGCTCGCTTTTGTCCCGCTCTTGCTGCTCTACCTCGTCCGCCAGCGTCCGCGTCCTCGCATCGTCAGCACTCTTCTCTTTTGGGACGCCCTCACGCCGCAGCTCCGCGCCCACCCGCTCTGGCAACGTCTCCGCCGCTGGCTCTCTTACCTTCTTCAACTTCTCTGTCTGCTCCTCCTGATCGCCGTGCTCGCCCGGCCCGCACGCGAGGGACAATCCTCCGGAGCCACCGCCACCGTTCTCATTCTTGATGCTTCCGCGAGTCTGCAGGCGGCCGACCCCGATGGCACCCGCACCTGGGATCATCTCCTCACCGCCGCCCGCGAGAATCTCTCCTTCCTGCGCGCCTCCGACCGCGTCGCCATCATCCGCGCCGGCACCGCACCCGAAATCGCCCGCTCGTGGACCGGCAACCGCCGCCGCGCCCTCGAAGCGCTCGCTCCGCTCGTCCCCGGCGACACACCGTCCGATCCCGTCGCCGCGCTCCGCCTCGCTCGCGAACTCGCCTCCACCGCCGCAGGCAGCCGCATCGTCTTCCTCACCGACAAGATCTGGGCTGTCCCTCCGTCCGCCGAACTTCTTGAAGGGGTCACCGTCGTCAACCTGTCACACCCCGGCCCCAACGCCGGCATCTCCCGCTTCGACGCCCGCCGCTCCTACTCTTCCCCCGGTGCCGCCACGCTCACCGCCGAGGTGGTCGTTTCCCCGCATGCACCGTGGCGCGGCGAAGCCCTCCTCCACCGTGATGGTAAACTCATCGACGCCCGCGAAATCGATCTGCCCGCCGGCGGAACCTGGACCTACGCGTGGACCGAAAACAATCGCGCCTCCGCAACCTACCAACTCGTCCTCGACAAAACCGCCGGACACCGCCTCGCCCTCGACAAATCTGCCTCGCTCACCGTTCCCGCGCTCCCTCACCCCGTGGTCCGCATCGTCGGTGCCCGCCAGCCGTTTCTCGAAGCCGCCCTCACGTCCCTCTCCGAGGTGGACTTCGCCTTCGTCGATCCTTCCGCACTCGCCACGTCCTCACCTGCTTCGCTCTGGATTTTCTCCGGCGTCACCCCGCCTGAAAATTTCCAGCTCTCCCGTCACGTCCTGATCCTTGATCCGCCCGCATCAATCGGTTTCTGGGGCAAAACCGCCGTCGACGCCGGGCGCGCCGACACTCCTCTCGTCACCGACTGGCAACGCGCCCACCCGCTTTTCCGCCATGTCGATTTTTCCAGCGTCCGCCCCGGCTCCACCCGTATTTTTCAACCGTCGGCCGACGCCGAAATTTTCGCCGCGAGTTTCGGCACTCCCATTCTCTTCGGTCGTTGGGACGATCGTTCGCACTGGCTCGTCGCCCCGTTCGATCTCGCCGGCGGCAACCTCGTTTTCCGCACCGCTTTCCCGATTTTCCTAAGCAACCTTCTGCAAGACGCACCCGCCGATGGCGGCATCGCCTCCGCGCCGCTCCCCGGCCCAGTGGTCAGTCGCCTCGCTTCGGCCAAGACCGCCGGTAGTGATTCAACCACTACGCCGGTCACCGCATCTCCCGCCCGCTCCTGGCTGCCTCCGCTCGAACCCTGGCGCATCCTCGTTTCCATCGCCCTGCTCTGGACCCTGATCGAGTGGCGTCTCTATTCCCGCCGCGTGACCGAATGA
- a CDS encoding AAA family ATPase: MTDPLLPPPASHPDPVVPAPDLDPATEAELARFRDAFKLLKETLGQVIVGQHAIIDHCLTAMVAGGHVLLEGVPGLGKTLLVKTIADALHLKFGRVQFTPDLMPADLVGTRIFIDDGKGAARFEFSRGPLFCNLLLGDEINRATPKTQSALLEAMQEKSVTTGGETHRLEAPFFVLATQNPLEQEGTYPLPEAQLDRFFFRLVVPYPSFAEFENILARTTGATTARVQPVFDGAELVRMGQLARRVPIPDTVRRRTVELVMGTHPETEYASPGLKRYARYGASPRAGQACLLAAQVRAVLAGRYHVATEDVIAVAPAVLNHRVILNFEAQADGVNIDQLLAELIKTRQAAWSV, encoded by the coding sequence ATGACCGATCCGCTTCTTCCGCCGCCCGCGTCACACCCCGATCCCGTCGTCCCCGCGCCCGACCTCGACCCCGCCACCGAGGCCGAGCTGGCCCGCTTCCGCGACGCCTTCAAACTTCTCAAGGAAACCCTCGGCCAGGTCATCGTCGGACAACATGCGATCATCGACCACTGCCTCACCGCCATGGTCGCCGGCGGCCACGTTCTCCTCGAGGGCGTGCCCGGTCTCGGCAAGACACTCCTCGTCAAAACCATCGCCGACGCCCTTCACCTCAAGTTCGGTCGTGTCCAGTTCACCCCCGATCTCATGCCCGCCGATCTCGTCGGCACGCGCATCTTCATCGACGATGGCAAGGGCGCCGCCCGCTTCGAATTCTCCCGCGGTCCCCTTTTCTGCAACCTCCTCCTCGGTGACGAAATCAACCGCGCCACCCCCAAGACCCAATCCGCCCTGCTCGAGGCCATGCAGGAAAAATCCGTCACCACGGGCGGCGAAACCCACCGCCTCGAAGCGCCTTTCTTCGTCCTCGCGACCCAGAATCCACTCGAACAGGAGGGCACCTACCCGCTTCCCGAAGCCCAGCTCGACCGCTTCTTTTTCCGTCTCGTCGTCCCCTACCCGAGTTTCGCCGAATTCGAAAACATCCTCGCCCGCACCACCGGCGCCACCACCGCTCGCGTGCAGCCGGTCTTCGACGGCGCCGAGCTCGTCCGCATGGGTCAGCTCGCCCGCCGCGTCCCCATTCCGGACACCGTCCGCCGCCGCACGGTGGAACTCGTCATGGGCACGCATCCGGAAACCGAATACGCCTCGCCCGGCCTCAAACGCTACGCCCGCTACGGCGCCAGCCCGCGCGCCGGCCAGGCCTGTCTCCTCGCCGCCCAAGTCCGCGCCGTGCTGGCCGGCCGCTACCATGTCGCCACCGAGGATGTGATCGCAGTCGCCCCCGCCGTGCTCAATCACCGCGTCATCCTCAACTTCGAAGCCCAGGCCGACGGCGTGAACATTGACCAGCTCCTCGCCGAGCTCATCAAGACCCGCCAGGCCGCCTGGAGCGTCTGA